One genomic region from Jilunia laotingensis encodes:
- a CDS encoding gliding motility-associated C-terminal domain-containing protein — translation MLSRKLFYIVLLCVALPLTEVWAQIDLNPYAVVLRENGVEPEKPDTIHPGDSNPRSAPLELRFFPGIESPPATLRYEWQFAEDAGFNIPNHSPRFDQETVMTFEEAGRTYIRLLVTDTGSDEENEEVSGTIVIQITESELDIPNAFSPNGDGINDVFKVKYKSLVSFNAVVFNRWGQKMYEWGMDQIDDGWDGTAHGHQVPNGVYFIVIEARGADGVVYKHKGDINILR, via the coding sequence ATGTTATCACGTAAATTATTCTATATAGTATTGTTATGCGTTGCCCTGCCACTCACAGAAGTTTGGGCACAAATCGATTTGAATCCTTACGCTGTGGTACTTCGGGAGAATGGCGTTGAACCGGAAAAACCGGATACGATACATCCTGGTGACAGTAACCCCCGTTCGGCTCCTTTGGAACTTCGATTTTTTCCCGGGATAGAGTCACCTCCCGCGACTCTTCGTTATGAGTGGCAATTTGCAGAAGATGCAGGGTTCAATATTCCGAATCATTCTCCTCGATTTGACCAAGAGACTGTAATGACATTCGAGGAGGCAGGTCGTACTTATATCCGTCTGTTGGTGACGGATACTGGAAGTGATGAGGAAAATGAAGAGGTGTCGGGTACGATTGTCATTCAAATCACGGAGTCGGAATTGGATATTCCGAATGCTTTTTCTCCCAATGGAGATGGCATTAACGATGTTTTCAAAGTGAAATACAAGTCTTTGGTTAGTTTTAATGCGGTAGTTTTCAATCGTTGGGGACAGAAAATGTACGAATGGGGGATGGATCAAATAGATGACGGATGGGATGGAACTGCGCATGGACATCAGGTTCCCAACGGAGTGTATTTCATTGTGATAGAAGCGCGTGGAGCAGACGGAGTTGTGTATAAACATAAAGGAGACATAAATATACTGAGGTAA
- a CDS encoding carbohydrate-binding protein yields the protein MSKSILLFVLSLFSIVSVYGGDIRIPAKGGGLYQVVIVDRGSKGAKYDGVTGAIVNTSHGTKIAVRDIDFGNERYGWYNQFMIEYTNPSNCTDAYFDIYIEDTTVPVASIPVEQTEEGEYKETLASLKLNIIGSHAVYIRWRNHSANLKTFGANALVPFASVSLVRTGSLTKYKFNVGDLESLTGKHRLKMVWRKNNATVANVYLDSNNPASVEKVYEEDVHAYGVKGGIKIESSNTIGEIWVSSLTGLRMKEFVSLGTSEYIALPSGFYLLRIIPDNGKTIVCKVLVRD from the coding sequence ATGAGTAAATCCATTTTATTATTTGTTTTGTCTTTATTCTCCATTGTATCTGTTTATGGAGGCGATATCCGTATCCCCGCCAAAGGTGGGGGACTGTATCAGGTAGTCATTGTGGATAGAGGCTCGAAAGGGGCAAAATATGATGGAGTTACCGGAGCCATTGTCAATACGAGTCACGGAACCAAAATAGCTGTGAGAGATATTGACTTTGGTAATGAAAGATACGGTTGGTATAATCAATTTATGATTGAATATACCAATCCGTCAAATTGTACGGATGCATATTTTGATATTTATATTGAGGATACTACGGTTCCGGTAGCTTCTATTCCTGTTGAACAAACAGAGGAAGGTGAATATAAGGAAACTTTAGCTTCGTTGAAGTTGAATATCATTGGTTCTCATGCTGTTTACATACGTTGGAGAAATCATTCTGCCAATCTGAAAACATTCGGAGCCAATGCATTGGTTCCTTTTGCAAGTGTGTCTTTGGTTCGTACCGGATCGTTGACAAAATATAAATTCAATGTAGGCGATTTGGAGTCTTTAACCGGGAAGCATCGGTTAAAGATGGTATGGAGAAAAAATAATGCTACAGTAGCGAATGTTTATCTGGATAGTAATAATCCCGCTTCGGTGGAAAAAGTGTATGAAGAAGATGTTCATGCCTATGGGGTCAAGGGCGGGATTAAGATTGAATCTTCTAATACGATCGGTGAAATTTGGGTTTCCTCTTTAACCGGCTTAAGAATGAAGGAGTTCGTCTCATTGGGTACGTCCGAATATATCGCACTACCTTCCGGGTTTTATCTGTTAAGAATAATTCCTGATAACGGTAAAACGATCGTTTGCAAAGTCCTTGTCAGGGATTGA
- a CDS encoding phenylacetate--CoA ligase family protein, with protein MIWNESIECMDRDSLRKIQGIRLKKIVEHVYHNTPFYRKKMQEMDITPDDINSIDDIVKLPFTTKYDLRDNYPFGLCAVPMSQIVRIHASSGTTGKPTVVGYTRKDLASWTECLSRAFTAFGAGSKDVFQISYGYGLFTGGLGAHAGAENIGASVIPMSSGNTEKQITLMHDFGSTMLCCTPSYALYLADVIRDSGFPREEFKLKAGAFGAEPWTENMRREIEEKLGIKAFDIYGLSEIAGPGVGYECECQHGTHLNEDHYFPEIVDPQTLQPVLPGHTGELVFTHLTKEGMPLLRYRTKDLTALHYDRCDCGRTLVRMDRILGRSDDMLIIRGVNVFPTQIESVILELPEFEPHYLLTVDRKNNTDTMELKVEVREGCYSDQINKMLTLKKKLTGRLQSVLGLGVDVKLVEPRSIERSVGKAKRVIDNRKL; from the coding sequence ATGATTTGGAACGAAAGCATTGAATGCATGGATCGCGATAGCCTTCGCAAAATCCAGGGTATACGGCTCAAAAAGATAGTAGAACACGTATATCACAACACCCCTTTTTATCGGAAGAAGATGCAGGAGATGGATATTACTCCTGACGATATTAACAGCATTGACGATATTGTAAAACTGCCATTTACGACAAAGTATGATTTGCGGGATAATTATCCATTTGGATTGTGTGCCGTACCAATGAGTCAGATTGTCCGTATTCACGCTTCTTCCGGAACTACCGGTAAGCCTACGGTGGTAGGGTATACCCGCAAAGATTTAGCTTCCTGGACAGAATGTCTTTCGCGTGCTTTTACAGCTTTTGGAGCAGGTAGCAAGGATGTGTTTCAGATATCATATGGGTATGGATTGTTTACCGGTGGCTTAGGGGCTCATGCCGGTGCTGAAAATATCGGAGCGTCAGTGATTCCGATGTCAAGTGGCAACACGGAAAAGCAGATCACCCTGATGCATGATTTTGGTTCTACTATGTTGTGCTGCACCCCTTCTTATGCACTTTATTTAGCCGATGTGATTAGAGACTCCGGTTTTCCCCGGGAGGAGTTTAAACTGAAAGCCGGAGCATTTGGTGCTGAGCCTTGGACGGAGAACATGCGTCGTGAGATAGAAGAAAAATTGGGTATTAAAGCTTTTGATATTTATGGATTAAGTGAGATTGCAGGGCCGGGCGTGGGTTATGAATGCGAATGCCAGCATGGGACACATTTGAATGAAGATCATTATTTCCCCGAAATTGTTGATCCGCAAACTTTGCAACCTGTATTGCCGGGTCATACAGGCGAACTCGTTTTTACTCACCTGACTAAGGAAGGAATGCCATTATTACGTTATCGTACGAAAGATTTGACAGCTTTGCATTATGATAGATGTGATTGCGGACGTACATTAGTACGAATGGATCGCATATTGGGACGCAGCGATGATATGTTGATTATTCGCGGTGTCAATGTGTTCCCGACACAAATCGAATCCGTGATCCTCGAATTACCGGAGTTTGAACCTCATTACCTTTTAACGGTCGATCGAAAAAACAACACGGACACCATGGAGTTGAAAGTGGAAGTGAGGGAAGGCTGTTATTCGGACCAGATCAATAAGATGTTGACATTGAAAAAGAAACTTACCGGCCGTTTGCAAAGTGTTCTTGGATTGGGAGTCGACGTGAAGCTGGTTGAACCCCGTAGTATCGAACGTAGTGTGGGCAAGGCTAAAAGAGTAATTGATAACAGGAAATTATAA
- a CDS encoding PBP1 and LysM peptidoglycan-binding domain-containing protein, protein MRPIISRILFLLFFISISVMSIHAQENQSYFLHTIEKGQSLYSISSMYGVSQSDIIQLNPGCEEKIYAGQTIKIPQKKTAQKDETFHTIQAGETLYKLTTMYHISAKAICEANPGLSAENFRIGQVIRIPSEDEGEQEEGRKGKVEENKATSAIQAPVKPRCKDMHKVKRRETIFSVSREYGITEQELIDANPELKQGMKKGQFLCIPYPVAKTVVPEENKNIIPPTDKELFQANKEKPERISTIKAAILLPFIQDKRMVEYYEGFLMAVDSLKRTGISIDLYAYNCGEDKASLNSILAKDEMKKMNIIFGPSQSQHTKTLAEFAKKHDIRMIIPFSSKEDEVFNNPFIYQINTPQSYLYSEVYEHFTRQFPDANVIILEAANTDKDKIEFIKGLKQELKNKGIPVKTLQETATAEMLKNALRNDKENIFIPTSDSDVTLIKIIPQLTLVKRENPEIPFHLFGYPKWQTYTKNHLDSFFELDTYFYSSFYTNNLLPAAINFIKAYHKWYSKDMVINYPQYGMLGFDTGFFFLKGLSKYGSELEKNLSNMDLTPIQTGFKFQRVNNWGGFINKKVFFVHFTKDYELVKLDFE, encoded by the coding sequence ATGAGACCAATAATAAGCCGGATACTTTTTCTTCTGTTTTTCATAAGTATCTCTGTCATGAGCATCCACGCTCAGGAGAATCAATCTTATTTTCTCCACACCATTGAGAAAGGACAAAGTTTATATTCCATCTCTAGCATGTACGGAGTAAGCCAGTCTGATATCATCCAGCTAAACCCGGGATGCGAAGAAAAAATATATGCCGGACAGACTATTAAAATACCTCAGAAGAAAACCGCTCAGAAAGACGAAACATTTCACACCATACAAGCCGGAGAAACTTTGTATAAGTTGACAACGATGTATCACATATCCGCCAAGGCTATTTGCGAAGCAAACCCAGGCTTAAGTGCCGAAAACTTCCGCATCGGACAAGTAATACGAATCCCATCCGAAGACGAAGGGGAGCAAGAAGAAGGAAGAAAGGGAAAGGTAGAGGAGAATAAAGCAACTTCTGCCATTCAAGCTCCGGTGAAACCCAGATGTAAAGATATGCATAAGGTAAAACGACGTGAAACGATTTTCAGTGTCAGTCGTGAATACGGTATTACCGAACAAGAATTGATCGATGCAAATCCGGAATTAAAACAAGGTATGAAAAAAGGACAATTCCTTTGTATCCCCTACCCTGTTGCAAAAACCGTTGTACCGGAAGAAAATAAAAATATCATTCCTCCGACCGACAAAGAACTATTTCAGGCCAATAAAGAAAAACCGGAACGGATCAGTACAATCAAAGCTGCAATCTTGTTACCATTCATACAGGATAAGCGTATGGTGGAATATTACGAAGGCTTTTTAATGGCTGTAGACAGCCTAAAACGCACCGGCATCTCTATCGACCTTTATGCATACAACTGCGGAGAAGATAAGGCTTCCCTAAATAGCATACTGGCAAAAGACGAAATGAAAAAGATGAATATCATTTTCGGCCCGTCACAATCACAACATACCAAGACATTGGCGGAGTTTGCCAAGAAGCATGACATACGCATGATAATACCCTTCTCTTCAAAGGAAGACGAGGTGTTCAACAATCCTTTCATATACCAAATAAACACTCCACAATCTTATCTATACTCGGAAGTATACGAACATTTTACACGCCAATTTCCCGATGCCAATGTCATTATTCTGGAAGCGGCCAATACGGATAAAGACAAAATTGAATTTATCAAAGGCCTGAAACAAGAATTAAAAAACAAGGGAATCCCGGTAAAAACATTGCAGGAGACAGCAACTGCCGAGATGTTGAAAAATGCTCTTCGTAACGATAAGGAAAATATATTCATTCCCACATCCGACAGTGATGTCACACTCATCAAAATCATACCGCAGTTGACTTTAGTAAAAAGGGAAAATCCGGAAATCCCCTTCCACCTCTTCGGTTATCCGAAATGGCAAACTTATACAAAGAATCATTTGGATAGTTTCTTTGAACTGGACACCTACTTTTATTCCTCATTCTATACGAACAATCTGCTTCCGGCAGCTATCAACTTTATCAAAGCATACCATAAATGGTATAGCAAAGATATGGTAATCAACTATCCGCAATATGGTATGTTAGGATTTGATACCGGATTCTTCTTTTTAAAAGGTTTATCCAAATATGGCTCAGAACTGGAAAAGAATTTGTCCAATATGGATCTCACTCCTATTCAAACCGGATTTAAGTTTCAACGTGTAAACAATTGGGGAGGGTTCATTAACAAAAAGGTATTCTTCGTCCACTTCACCAAAGATTACGAATTAGTAAAACTTGATTTCGAATAA
- a CDS encoding GxGYxYP domain-containing protein — MKYLKLLIAFLLITNAAFAGEKTFAGERIGMYDLRYTLLTDLKTNTGINTAWDDVHAVSTLQGIVNRDKPCLYVFFVMEGENDIDTYWWNKYSQKDEWLYGRTVQKFATMEELFTAYAPLINGAVVYDGNVPSTSNVASSVAGIENLVAIRYDTTPGSLYDRLILNGPKLPVKRWLLNSDGTSMFTGKKGTKIIGTDRWSTGSLKNDPYVWFIEKYMKTGKCNTEFAAYYIDQYWKQNPFATVRNHHTLTNHDFFVSKKAFFFDLSPWGDEPATDEPGQPVGTDLNTLKEMLLLAYQQNKNKKMCYIGGFPSWAYKYTMHASGIHDDVPTEWEFSRVISAYNAFKDADAIGYGALANSSFWQHFPTKKKYQQAWVTHDELQKRGLLTADGKVNVDGKNFIIFYVGDYDASSWVSQRTPSIWDDPNRGKLPMMWCISPVLAERVPHVIHNFRVTATGNDYFAAADNGAGYIMPGMLQEPRELSGLPSGLPVWAKHCRKYYDKWGLSITGFVIDGLAPGLDQEGLDCYASFSPNGIVPQKVPMALLHKNMPVIRADWDINEGDPKVAAQRIVERVKQRSAMPFHWFRNILKKPTWYCEVMDEVKSLNENIVLLDAPSFFELLRIYLKDHDSYVE, encoded by the coding sequence ATGAAATACTTAAAGTTATTGATTGCATTTTTATTGATTACAAATGCTGCTTTTGCCGGAGAAAAAACTTTTGCCGGAGAGAGAATAGGTATGTACGATTTGCGATATACACTCTTGACGGATTTGAAAACTAACACTGGGATTAATACTGCCTGGGATGATGTTCATGCAGTCTCTACTCTCCAAGGAATAGTTAACCGGGACAAACCCTGCTTATACGTGTTCTTTGTGATGGAAGGTGAAAATGATATCGACACTTATTGGTGGAACAAATATTCTCAAAAAGACGAGTGGTTGTACGGTCGGACGGTACAAAAATTCGCTACTATGGAGGAGTTGTTTACGGCTTATGCGCCCTTAATCAATGGAGCGGTAGTGTATGATGGCAATGTGCCTTCTACAAGTAACGTAGCCTCTTCGGTAGCGGGCATTGAGAATCTGGTTGCCATTCGTTATGATACGACTCCCGGAAGTTTATACGATCGCTTAATACTGAACGGTCCGAAATTACCCGTTAAGAGGTGGTTATTAAATTCTGACGGGACATCTATGTTTACGGGGAAAAAAGGCACTAAAATTATTGGAACAGACCGTTGGTCGACCGGTTCGTTGAAAAATGATCCTTATGTGTGGTTTATAGAGAAATATATGAAGACTGGTAAATGTAACACGGAATTTGCTGCGTATTATATTGATCAGTACTGGAAGCAAAATCCTTTCGCTACGGTAAGGAACCATCATACATTGACCAATCACGATTTTTTCGTTAGTAAGAAAGCGTTCTTCTTCGATTTGTCACCATGGGGAGACGAACCCGCTACGGACGAACCCGGTCAACCGGTAGGAACTGATTTGAATACGCTGAAAGAAATGTTATTGCTGGCCTACCAGCAGAATAAAAATAAGAAGATGTGTTATATAGGCGGTTTTCCGTCTTGGGCATATAAATATACCATGCATGCGTCCGGCATTCATGATGACGTGCCTACCGAATGGGAGTTCAGCCGTGTCATCAGTGCCTATAATGCATTTAAAGATGCAGATGCTATAGGATATGGAGCGTTGGCTAATTCGTCCTTCTGGCAACATTTTCCTACGAAGAAGAAATATCAGCAGGCATGGGTTACACACGATGAGTTGCAAAAGAGGGGGCTGTTGACTGCGGATGGCAAGGTAAATGTGGACGGTAAGAACTTTATCATCTTCTACGTTGGTGATTACGATGCTTCATCATGGGTGTCTCAGCGTACACCTTCCATCTGGGATGATCCCAATCGGGGTAAATTGCCGATGATGTGGTGCATTAGCCCTGTGTTGGCGGAACGGGTACCGCATGTAATACACAACTTCCGTGTGACGGCAACCGGGAATGATTATTTTGCCGCAGCAGATAACGGAGCAGGCTATATAATGCCGGGAATGTTGCAGGAACCGCGTGAATTGTCCGGATTACCTTCCGGTCTGCCGGTATGGGCAAAACATTGTCGTAAATATTATGACAAATGGGGATTGTCCATTACAGGTTTTGTGATTGACGGGCTTGCTCCCGGATTGGATCAGGAGGGGCTGGATTGCTACGCTTCTTTCAGTCCGAATGGCATTGTGCCTCAAAAAGTTCCTATGGCTCTGCTGCATAAAAATATGCCTGTGATTCGTGCTGATTGGGATATCAATGAGGGTGACCCGAAGGTTGCTGCCCAAAGGATCGTTGAACGTGTAAAGCAACGTTCAGCCATGCCGTTTCATTGGTTTCGTAATATTTTAAAGAAGCCAACCTGGTATTGTGAAGTGATGGATGAAGTGAAATCTTTGAATGAAAACATCGTTTTGTTGGATGCGCCGAGCTTTTTTGAATTACTACGTATTTACCTGAAAGATCATGATTCCTATGTAGAATGA
- a CDS encoding outer membrane protein assembly factor BamD produces the protein MKKKIIIALLAAAALSSCGEYNKLLKSTDYEYKYEAAKNYFAKGKYGRAATLLNELITILKGTDKAEESLYMLGMSYYNQKDYSTAAQTFITYANTYPRGMFAELASYHAGKALYLDTPEPRLDQSGTYTAIQQLQTFLEYYPSSTKKQEAQTMIFALQDKLVMKELLSARLYYNLGNYMGNNYESCVITAQNALKDYPYTDYREDLSILILRAKYEMAINSIEEKKVDRYRETIDEYYAFKNEFPESKHLKEAERIFNESTKVIKD, from the coding sequence ATGAAAAAGAAAATCATTATAGCTCTACTTGCAGCTGCTGCGCTTTCCTCGTGTGGAGAGTATAATAAGTTGCTGAAAAGTACCGATTACGAATACAAGTACGAGGCAGCTAAAAACTACTTTGCAAAAGGAAAGTATGGACGTGCGGCTACGTTGCTGAATGAGTTGATAACCATTCTGAAAGGAACCGATAAAGCTGAAGAATCCCTTTATATGCTCGGTATGAGTTATTATAATCAGAAGGATTATTCTACGGCAGCCCAGACTTTTATTACTTACGCTAACACTTATCCACGTGGTATGTTTGCAGAATTGGCAAGCTATCATGCAGGTAAAGCCTTGTATTTGGATACTCCGGAGCCACGTCTGGATCAGTCGGGTACATATACGGCTATTCAGCAGTTACAGACTTTCCTTGAATACTATCCGTCAAGCACTAAAAAGCAAGAAGCTCAAACTATGATTTTTGCTCTTCAGGATAAGCTTGTAATGAAAGAATTACTTTCTGCCCGTTTATATTATAATTTGGGCAATTACATGGGAAATAATTACGAATCCTGTGTTATTACAGCCCAGAATGCATTGAAGGATTATCCTTATACGGATTATCGTGAAGACTTGTCTATTCTGATTCTACGCGCTAAGTATGAAATGGCTATAAATAGTATTGAGGAGAAAAAGGTAGATCGTTATCGTGAAACGATTGACGAATATTATGCTTTTAAGAATGAATTTCCTGAAAGCAAACACCTGAAAGAAGCTGAAAGGATATTTAATGAATCAACAAAAGTAATTAAAGACTAA
- a CDS encoding DNA-directed RNA polymerase subunit omega, which produces MDYKKTNAPVNTVTRDMMELCDDTGNVYETVAIIGKRANQISVEIKNDLSKKLAEFASYNDNLEEVFENREQIEISRYYEKLPKPTLIATQEYIEGKIYFRNPAKEKEKLQ; this is translated from the coding sequence ATGGATTACAAAAAAACAAATGCCCCTGTCAATACCGTGACGCGCGACATGATGGAATTGTGTGACGATACGGGTAATGTTTACGAAACTGTGGCTATCATTGGTAAGCGTGCTAATCAGATCAGTGTGGAAATCAAGAATGATCTTTCCAAGAAACTTGCTGAGTTCGCTTCTTATAATGATAATCTGGAAGAAGTTTTTGAGAATCGTGAGCAGATTGAAATTTCCCGTTATTATGAGAAATTGCCAAAGCCAACATTGATCGCCACTCAAGAGTATATTGAAGGTAAGATTTACTTTAGAAATCCTGCTAAGGAAAAAGAAAAATTGCAGTAA
- a CDS encoding porin family protein: MIKKKSIILATLLLMGISLPSIAQIGEQRNNFAIGINGGVNLNTVSFEINNAASSQSKIKQNMLMGITGGLTARYISEKYFAMICGLQVELNIAQKGWDELYETADGQKDLSRSYVRNMTYLEIPFLAHLAFGKDRGAQVFLNLGPQIGFLLSDSEDAEGWTNEQMNIQKEYGKKIENKFDYGIAGGLGLEIRTKKAGNFLLEGRYYFGLADFFGNTKKDPFARSANRTITIKLSYLFDLKK; this comes from the coding sequence ATGATAAAGAAAAAGTCAATTATACTTGCCACATTATTATTAATGGGTATTTCACTTCCATCGATAGCGCAAATTGGCGAACAACGCAATAATTTCGCCATAGGTATCAATGGTGGAGTCAATCTCAATACCGTAAGCTTCGAAATCAATAATGCCGCCAGCAGCCAATCTAAAATAAAACAGAATATGCTGATGGGAATCACAGGTGGGCTAACCGCTCGTTACATCTCGGAGAAATATTTTGCAATGATATGCGGACTTCAGGTAGAGCTAAATATTGCACAAAAGGGTTGGGACGAATTATACGAAACTGCCGATGGACAAAAAGACTTATCGAGAAGCTATGTACGCAATATGACTTATCTCGAAATTCCTTTTCTGGCTCATCTCGCTTTTGGGAAAGACAGAGGAGCCCAGGTGTTTTTGAATTTAGGTCCCCAAATCGGCTTTTTATTAAGCGATTCGGAAGATGCTGAAGGATGGACAAACGAACAAATGAATATCCAGAAGGAATATGGAAAAAAGATAGAGAATAAATTTGATTATGGAATTGCCGGAGGGCTCGGTCTTGAGATAAGGACTAAAAAGGCCGGTAATTTTTTGTTGGAAGGAAGATATTACTTTGGCTTGGCAGACTTCTTCGGCAACACAAAGAAAGACCCTTTTGCCCGTTCAGCCAACAGAACAATAACAATAAAACTAAGTTACTTATTCGACCTTAAGAAATAA
- a CDS encoding DUF4293 domain-containing protein, which translates to MIQRIQTIYLLLVTGLLTASMCLPIGTFVNADGVANVFKPLGLMVSGELQSTWGLFGILMLAVIVALATIFLFRNRILQIRMAIFNSVLLVGYYLAFLAFFFVLKNEENSFQVHWALCFPLIAIILNYLSIRAIGRDEAMVHAADRLR; encoded by the coding sequence ATGATTCAACGTATTCAAACCATTTATTTGTTGCTTGTTACAGGGCTTCTGACAGCAAGCATGTGTTTGCCTATAGGTACTTTTGTAAATGCCGATGGGGTAGCAAACGTTTTTAAACCGCTTGGATTGATGGTGAGTGGAGAATTACAATCTACCTGGGGGCTTTTCGGCATTCTGATGCTGGCTGTAATTGTAGCACTTGCCACTATCTTTCTATTCAGGAATCGCATTTTGCAGATTCGTATGGCAATCTTTAACAGTGTTCTGTTGGTAGGCTATTACTTGGCTTTCCTTGCTTTCTTTTTTGTTTTGAAGAATGAGGAGAATTCGTTTCAGGTTCATTGGGCGCTCTGCTTCCCGTTAATAGCGATTATACTTAATTATCTTTCAATACGTGCCATCGGTCGTGATGAGGCTATGGTTCATGCTGCGGATAGGCTTAGATAA